From one Streptomyces sp. ICC1 genomic stretch:
- a CDS encoding alpha/beta fold hydrolase: MILNHDVAGPQGGPAVVLLHSSVCDRRMWEPQWAPLAAAGFRVVRADFRTCGESPASEVPYSDHGDVRELLDHLGIRRSAFVGSSYGGRIALTLAALHPERVSALALLCPDRPGRPPSPEMREFGAAEDALLDAGDLVGAAELNARQWLGPEATDDARGLVRDMQLGNFRSEPAAAGDQELPEPAVDLSAVRAPVLAVGGAHDVPVFRRIAAELPGVVPGATHVELPWAGHLPSLERPAEVTRMLLDFLPRS; the protein is encoded by the coding sequence ATGATCCTTAACCATGATGTGGCCGGGCCCCAGGGCGGGCCGGCCGTCGTACTGCTGCACTCCTCCGTGTGTGACCGGCGGATGTGGGAGCCGCAGTGGGCGCCGCTGGCCGCGGCCGGTTTCCGGGTGGTCCGGGCGGACTTCCGTACCTGCGGGGAGTCCCCCGCCTCCGAGGTCCCGTACAGCGACCACGGGGACGTACGGGAGCTGCTGGACCACCTCGGGATACGGCGGTCCGCGTTCGTCGGCTCCTCCTACGGCGGGCGGATCGCGCTGACGCTCGCCGCGCTGCACCCGGAGCGGGTCAGCGCGCTGGCCCTGCTGTGCCCCGACCGGCCCGGGCGGCCGCCGAGCCCCGAGATGCGGGAGTTCGGCGCCGCGGAGGACGCGCTGCTCGATGCCGGGGACCTGGTGGGCGCGGCGGAGCTCAACGCCCGCCAGTGGCTCGGCCCGGAGGCCACGGACGACGCCCGCGGCCTCGTACGGGACATGCAGCTGGGGAACTTCCGGTCCGAGCCCGCCGCCGCCGGGGACCAGGAGCTCCCCGAGCCCGCGGTCGACCTGTCGGCCGTCAGGGCGCCCGTACTGGCCGTCGGCGGCGCGCACGACGTCCCCGTCTTCCGCCGCATCGCGGCCGAACTCCCCGGCGTCGTCCCCGGCGCCACCCACGTCGAACTCCCGTGGGCCGGCCACCTCCCCTCCCTGGAGCGCCCGGCGGAGGTCACCCGGATGCTGCTGGACTTCCTGCCGCGCTCCTGA
- a CDS encoding DCC1-like thiol-disulfide oxidoreductase family protein, with the protein MIPVATTATRHLTVLYDANCPLCVHIRHWLLAQRWLVPLRLLPAASFEAQRRYPQLDHASTLREITVIGDGGQVWTGTDAFIVCLWALAEHRPKANWLATPAGRPFARAAMHTAAKWREVVRDGSGGQEQPACDDQCPAPR; encoded by the coding sequence CTGATCCCCGTGGCCACCACCGCGACCCGGCACCTGACGGTGCTCTACGACGCGAACTGCCCGCTCTGCGTCCACATCAGGCACTGGCTGCTCGCCCAGCGCTGGCTTGTGCCGCTCCGGCTCCTGCCCGCGGCCTCCTTCGAGGCGCAGCGCCGCTACCCGCAGCTCGATCACGCCTCGACGCTGCGGGAGATCACCGTCATCGGGGACGGTGGTCAGGTGTGGACCGGGACGGACGCCTTCATCGTCTGCCTTTGGGCGCTGGCCGAGCACCGGCCGAAGGCGAACTGGCTGGCCACCCCGGCCGGCCGGCCCTTCGCCAGGGCCGCCATGCACACCGCCGCAAAATGGCGCGAGGTCGTGCGGGACGGCTCCGGCGGGCAGGAACAACCGGCCTGTGACGACCAGTGCCCCGCACCCCGATAG
- a CDS encoding YihY/virulence factor BrkB family protein, producing MDWLTKLPLIGPLVSALMRTHLWRSYQRLDRVHWSRLAAAITFISFLALFPLITVAAAVGAGLLSQEQLDRLQKNLAEQVPGISDQLDINALVANAGTVGLVAAGILLFTGIGWIGSMRGCLRAVWEKDDEDEGNPFVRKGKDALVLIGLGGVGLCSAAASIFGSSAVGKAGDWLGVPREGAGGGLLRGGAFLVGVVAAFLILLYVLTLLPGVEPPRRRLIEAGLIGAAGFELLKLLLSGYMREVATKSMYGAFGVPIALLVWINLTAKLLLFCAAWTASRDDADGDGVEDPEPGADRAGATADGASGGSAGGSADGSSGGSADGAPGPVTPGREPGGRAPAASAG from the coding sequence ATGGATTGGCTGACGAAACTCCCGCTGATCGGGCCCCTCGTGTCCGCGCTGATGCGGACCCACCTGTGGCGTTCGTACCAGCGGCTCGACCGCGTGCACTGGAGCCGGCTCGCCGCCGCCATCACCTTCATCAGCTTCCTCGCGCTCTTCCCGCTGATCACCGTGGCCGCCGCGGTCGGCGCGGGACTGCTGAGCCAGGAGCAGCTCGACCGGCTCCAGAAGAACCTCGCCGAGCAGGTCCCCGGGATCTCCGACCAGCTCGACATCAACGCCCTCGTCGCGAACGCCGGCACCGTCGGCCTGGTCGCCGCCGGCATCCTCCTGTTCACCGGGATCGGCTGGATCGGCTCGATGCGGGGCTGCCTGCGCGCCGTCTGGGAGAAGGACGACGAGGACGAGGGCAACCCCTTCGTCCGCAAGGGCAAGGACGCGCTGGTCCTCATCGGCCTCGGCGGCGTCGGCCTGTGCTCGGCCGCGGCCTCGATCTTCGGCTCCAGCGCGGTCGGGAAGGCCGGCGACTGGCTGGGCGTGCCGCGCGAGGGCGCCGGCGGCGGGCTGCTGCGCGGCGGGGCCTTCCTCGTCGGAGTCGTGGCCGCCTTCCTGATCCTGCTCTACGTCCTGACCCTGCTCCCCGGCGTCGAACCGCCGCGCCGCCGCCTGATCGAGGCGGGACTGATCGGCGCGGCCGGCTTCGAGCTGCTGAAGCTGCTGCTCAGCGGCTACATGCGGGAAGTCGCCACGAAGAGCATGTACGGGGCCTTCGGCGTGCCCATCGCGCTGCTGGTCTGGATCAACCTCACGGCGAAGCTGCTGCTGTTCTGCGCCGCCTGGACGGCCAGCCGCGACGATGCGGACGGGGACGGGGTGGAGGACCCGGAGCCGGGCGCCGACCGGGCGGGCGCCACGGCGGACGGGGCCTCCGGCGGCTCCGCCGGCGGGTCCGCGGACGGTTCCTCCGGCGGGTCCGCGGACGGGGCCCCCGGTCCCGTTACGCCCGGCCGCGAGCCCGGCGGCCGCGCCCCCGCGGCCAGCGCCGGTTGA
- a CDS encoding D-alanyl-D-alanine carboxypeptidase yields MSAKKTALTVLSAALPALLVPALLVSPAHAAPTPTPPADGKGQPPKAPAPPASMSTVGGASLGQPGTQVNPMPGAPALPANLTGRSWIVADAETGEVLAAHNAHWRLPPASTMKMLFADTVLPGLPKEQVHKVTDQELDGVGAGSSLVGIKEDTEYTVHDLWLGVFLRSGNDAVHVLSAMNGGVEKTVKDMQAHAEELQALDTHVVSPDGYDAPGQVSSAYDLTLIARSGLQKQDFREYCGTASAKFPGRQEAGKPRDTFEIQNTNRLMTGAGGLPPYKGIAGVKNGNTTMAGSTFTGAAQRGDKKLLVTVMNPGTGGANSVYEETADLLDWGFAAAGKVKPVGELVPPKSADTSSHGSPAQSHENNPSASGDGAGGGVGTALGVTGGVLAVVAGGAYAVNRRWPRGRGRRARGRA; encoded by the coding sequence GTGTCTGCCAAGAAGACCGCACTGACGGTCCTTTCCGCCGCACTGCCCGCACTGCTGGTCCCGGCGCTGCTGGTGTCGCCCGCGCACGCCGCGCCGACGCCCACGCCGCCCGCCGACGGGAAGGGCCAGCCGCCCAAGGCGCCCGCGCCGCCCGCCTCGATGTCCACGGTCGGCGGCGCGTCGCTGGGGCAGCCCGGCACCCAGGTCAACCCGATGCCGGGCGCGCCCGCGCTGCCGGCGAACCTGACGGGCCGTTCGTGGATCGTGGCCGACGCCGAGACGGGCGAGGTCCTGGCGGCGCACAACGCGCACTGGCGGCTCCCCCCGGCCTCCACGATGAAGATGCTCTTCGCCGACACCGTGCTGCCGGGCCTGCCCAAGGAGCAGGTCCACAAGGTCACCGACCAGGAGCTGGACGGGGTCGGTGCCGGCTCCAGCCTGGTGGGCATCAAGGAGGACACCGAGTACACGGTCCACGATCTGTGGCTCGGGGTGTTCCTGCGCTCCGGCAACGACGCCGTGCACGTGCTTTCGGCCATGAACGGCGGCGTCGAGAAGACCGTCAAGGACATGCAGGCCCACGCCGAGGAGCTCCAGGCCCTGGACACGCACGTGGTGTCCCCGGACGGCTACGACGCTCCGGGCCAGGTCTCCAGCGCCTACGACCTCACCCTCATCGCCCGCTCCGGACTGCAGAAGCAGGACTTCCGGGAGTACTGCGGCACGGCCAGCGCGAAGTTCCCCGGCAGGCAGGAGGCCGGCAAGCCGCGCGACACGTTCGAGATCCAGAACACCAACCGGCTGATGACCGGCGCCGGCGGCCTCCCCCCCTACAAGGGCATCGCCGGGGTGAAGAACGGCAACACCACGATGGCCGGCTCCACCTTCACCGGCGCGGCCCAGCGCGGTGACAAGAAGCTGCTGGTCACGGTCATGAACCCGGGTACGGGCGGGGCCAACTCCGTGTACGAGGAGACCGCCGACCTCCTCGACTGGGGCTTCGCGGCGGCCGGCAAGGTCAAGCCGGTGGGCGAGCTGGTGCCGCCGAAGAGCGCGGACACCTCCTCGCACGGCTCCCCGGCCCAGTCCCACGAGAACAACCCGTCGGCGTCCGGTGACGGCGCGGGCGGCGGGGTCGGGACGGCCCTGGGCGTCACGGGCGGGGTGCTGGCCGTCGTGGCCGGCGGGGCGTACGCGGTCAACCGGCGCTGGCCGCGGGGGCGCGGCCGCCGGGCTCGCGGCCGGGCGTAA
- a CDS encoding DUF4132 domain-containing protein, which yields MAEHLDRAQLAAFERLGREYHTYGSGWSSRVRDALAAGFAVPPAAVATLRRSVLISYGISELRDIMGQLTGPVLNVGEHWAEEAMAGGRWDALLAHAATATVARPTAKWEKTARALVEETGAGPDAVRGAVLGWLALVDRPRTFAMTDTWQGAQLDPYNANALRGLAWLLALLPAHPAVPRALGKLVETCLKKVPGLGPLNPKVANAGVVALSRTEGEAALAELARLAARVTFKGTLKVIDTALGARAEKLGLSREEVEELAVPGYGLTEVGRAAFSFGAATALLEVRGPKAVLSWRNAAGKAVKTVPAAVRQDHAEELAELKAAVKDIDKMLTAQAERLDRQFLARRSWTYQAWRERYLDHPLVGTLARRLVWTVAGLTAVHDGHDIRTLAGDPLCVTAEAEVLLWHPIGREPAEVAAVRERLEALAITQPFKQAHREVYPLTDAERNTGTYSNRFAGHVLRQHQFHALAAARGWRNKLRLAVDDSAPPAVRELPQWGLRAEYWIGSEDSGDYEADTTGSGSYLRLTTDQVRFYPIDAPENWAHVCGGGYTMYLRDGRDPVEPLPLTEVPELVLSEVLRDVDLFVGVASVGNDPTWSDGGPGGRFREYWTSYGFGELGQSAETRRTLLERLVPRLAIADRCRIEGRFLHVRGELRTYKIHLGSGNILMEPNDQYLCIVPKAGGGSPETGYLPFEGDRTLAVILSKAMLLADDTAITDPTITSQIGRS from the coding sequence ATGGCCGAGCACCTCGACCGGGCGCAGCTGGCCGCCTTCGAGCGGCTGGGGCGGGAGTACCACACCTACGGCAGCGGTTGGTCGTCGCGGGTGCGGGACGCGCTCGCCGCCGGGTTCGCCGTCCCGCCCGCCGCCGTGGCCACGCTGCGGCGCAGCGTCCTGATCTCCTACGGCATCTCCGAACTGCGCGACATCATGGGGCAGCTGACCGGCCCCGTCCTCAACGTCGGCGAGCACTGGGCCGAGGAGGCCATGGCCGGCGGCCGCTGGGACGCGCTGCTCGCGCACGCCGCGACCGCCACCGTCGCCCGGCCCACCGCCAAGTGGGAGAAGACCGCCCGCGCGCTCGTCGAGGAGACCGGCGCGGGCCCCGACGCCGTGCGCGGGGCGGTCCTGGGCTGGCTCGCGCTCGTCGACCGCCCGCGCACCTTCGCCATGACGGACACCTGGCAGGGAGCTCAGCTCGACCCGTACAACGCCAACGCACTGCGCGGACTGGCCTGGCTGCTGGCCCTCCTGCCCGCGCACCCCGCGGTACCGCGCGCACTCGGCAAGCTCGTGGAGACCTGCCTGAAGAAGGTCCCCGGCCTCGGCCCGCTCAACCCCAAGGTGGCCAACGCCGGAGTCGTCGCGCTGTCCCGGACCGAGGGCGAGGCGGCCCTCGCCGAACTGGCGCGGCTGGCGGCCCGGGTGACCTTCAAGGGCACCCTCAAGGTCATCGACACCGCCCTGGGCGCACGGGCCGAGAAGCTCGGGCTGAGCCGGGAGGAGGTCGAGGAGCTGGCCGTGCCGGGCTACGGGCTCACGGAGGTCGGCCGGGCCGCGTTCTCCTTCGGCGCGGCCACCGCCCTGCTGGAGGTGCGCGGTCCCAAGGCGGTGCTGTCCTGGCGCAACGCGGCCGGCAAGGCGGTCAAGACCGTCCCCGCCGCCGTCCGCCAGGACCATGCCGAGGAGCTGGCGGAGCTCAAGGCGGCCGTCAAGGACATCGACAAGATGCTCACGGCCCAAGCGGAGCGCCTCGACCGGCAGTTCCTCGCCCGCCGCAGCTGGACGTACCAGGCCTGGCGCGAGCGCTACCTCGACCACCCGCTGGTCGGCACCCTCGCCCGCCGCCTGGTCTGGACGGTCGCCGGTCTCACGGCGGTCCACGACGGCCACGACATCCGCACCCTCGCGGGCGACCCCCTGTGCGTCACCGCCGAAGCCGAGGTGCTGCTCTGGCACCCGATCGGCCGGGAGCCCGCCGAGGTCGCCGCCGTGCGCGAGCGCCTCGAAGCACTCGCGATCACCCAGCCGTTCAAGCAGGCCCACCGCGAGGTCTACCCGCTCACCGACGCCGAGCGGAACACCGGGACGTACTCCAACCGCTTCGCCGGCCACGTCCTGCGCCAGCACCAGTTCCACGCGCTGGCCGCCGCCCGCGGCTGGCGCAACAAGCTGCGCCTCGCCGTGGACGACAGCGCGCCGCCCGCCGTCCGCGAGCTCCCGCAGTGGGGGCTGCGCGCCGAGTACTGGATCGGGAGCGAGGACAGCGGGGACTACGAGGCCGACACCACCGGGTCCGGCAGCTACCTGCGGCTGACCACCGACCAGGTGCGCTTCTATCCGATCGACGCCCCGGAGAACTGGGCGCACGTCTGCGGCGGCGGGTACACCATGTACCTGCGCGACGGCCGGGACCCCGTCGAGCCGCTCCCGCTGACCGAGGTTCCCGAGCTGGTGCTCAGCGAGGTGCTGCGCGACGTGGACCTGTTCGTCGGGGTCGCCAGCGTGGGCAACGACCCCACCTGGTCCGACGGCGGCCCCGGGGGCCGGTTCCGCGAGTACTGGACCTCGTACGGCTTCGGCGAGCTCGGCCAGAGCGCCGAGACCCGGCGGACGCTGCTGGAGCGGCTGGTGCCGAGGCTGGCGATCGCGGACCGCTGCCGCATCGAGGGCCGGTTCCTGCACGTCCGGGGCGAGCTGCGCACGTACAAGATCCACCTCGGCTCCGGCAACATCCTGATGGAGCCGAACGACCAGTACCTGTGCATCGTGCCGAAGGCCGGCGGCGGCTCACCGGAGACCGGCTACCTGCCCTTCGAGGGCGACAGGACCCTGGCGGTGATCCTGAGCAAGGCGATGCTGCTGGCCGACGACACCGCCATCACGGACCCGACGATCACCAGCCAGATCGGCCGGTCCTGA
- a CDS encoding ABC transporter substrate-binding protein, with the protein MRSVRSKVIAAGLVLGVTGVATWQLLPQGAGGGKAIRVGTSDVVSSLDPAGAYDAGSWALFSNVYQSLLTIRTGSDTPVPDAASSCQFIGTKLTTYQCELRSDVKFSSGRAITAEDVKHSFDRIKAINSDQGPAPLFNTLESVKAEGRTVTFNLSAGDATFPFKIATGAASIVDKDKYPAKALREGDKVYGSGPFTLDGYTAGASAELKPNSSYKGQGKISKSAVTVRYYEDSAELDQAWTDRGIEVAHRDMPPAVLAALNPGLKDTRYQASGGTEIRSMVFNLRTGSPVAQAGVRQAVAAVLDRAKVAGEVYKGTVTPLYSLVPAGIAAHSTPFFDAWPSPNGVAAKKLLKDAGVSAPVSINLGVNTRGANVAEAEEIKKQLESTGLFQLTIKPVEKWADFQKAYAAGEFDAYTIGWIADFPDADNFLAPLVGADSSMNNAFSDKAVDDLITRTQSFSDRGAAANDFRDLQKLVAQQVPMLPIWQKKDYVMSREAVTGAQYLSDGTGVWRLWDLNWL; encoded by the coding sequence CTGCGGTCTGTCCGCTCGAAAGTCATCGCGGCCGGGCTGGTCCTCGGTGTCACCGGCGTCGCCACCTGGCAGTTGCTGCCGCAGGGCGCCGGCGGCGGCAAGGCGATCCGCGTCGGCACGAGCGACGTCGTCTCCTCCCTCGACCCCGCCGGGGCGTACGACGCGGGCTCCTGGGCCCTGTTCAGCAACGTCTACCAGTCGCTGCTGACGATCCGGACCGGCTCGGACACCCCGGTGCCCGACGCGGCCTCCTCCTGCCAGTTCATCGGCACGAAGCTCACCACCTACCAGTGCGAGCTGCGCTCGGACGTGAAGTTCTCCTCCGGCCGCGCGATCACCGCCGAGGACGTCAAGCACTCCTTCGACCGCATCAAGGCGATCAACTCCGACCAGGGCCCGGCGCCGCTGTTCAACACCCTGGAGTCGGTCAAGGCGGAGGGCCGCACCGTCACCTTCAACCTGTCGGCCGGTGACGCCACCTTCCCCTTCAAGATCGCGACGGGTGCCGCCTCGATCGTGGACAAGGACAAGTACCCGGCGAAGGCGCTGCGCGAGGGCGACAAGGTCTACGGCTCCGGCCCGTTCACCCTCGACGGGTACACGGCGGGCGCGAGCGCCGAGCTCAAGCCGAACTCCTCGTACAAGGGCCAGGGCAAGATCTCCAAGAGCGCGGTCACCGTCCGGTACTACGAGGACTCCGCGGAGCTCGACCAGGCCTGGACCGACCGCGGCATCGAGGTCGCCCACCGAGACATGCCGCCGGCCGTCCTCGCGGCCCTCAACCCGGGCCTGAAGGACACCCGGTACCAGGCCTCGGGCGGCACCGAGATCCGCAGCATGGTCTTCAACCTCCGCACCGGCTCCCCGGTGGCCCAGGCCGGCGTCCGCCAGGCCGTCGCCGCGGTCCTGGACCGGGCCAAGGTGGCCGGCGAGGTCTACAAGGGCACGGTCACCCCGCTGTACTCGCTGGTCCCGGCGGGCATCGCCGCCCACAGCACGCCGTTCTTCGACGCGTGGCCCTCCCCGAACGGGGTCGCGGCGAAGAAGCTGCTCAAGGACGCCGGGGTCAGCGCCCCGGTCTCGATCAACCTCGGGGTCAACACGCGCGGCGCGAACGTCGCCGAGGCTGAGGAGATCAAGAAGCAGCTGGAGTCCACCGGCCTCTTCCAGCTGACGATCAAGCCGGTCGAGAAGTGGGCCGACTTCCAGAAGGCCTACGCGGCGGGCGAGTTCGACGCCTACACCATCGGCTGGATCGCCGACTTCCCGGACGCGGACAACTTCCTCGCCCCGCTCGTCGGCGCCGACTCCTCGATGAACAACGCCTTCTCCGACAAGGCCGTCGACGACCTCATCACCCGCACCCAGTCCTTCTCGGACCGCGGCGCCGCGGCGAACGACTTCCGCGACCTGCAGAAGCTGGTCGCCCAGCAGGTCCCGATGCTGCCGATCTGGCAGAAGAAGGACTACGTGATGTCCCGCGAGGCCGTCACCGGCGCCCAGTACCTCTCGGACGGCACGGGCGTCTGGCGCCTGTGGGACCTCAACTGGCTCTGA
- a CDS encoding metallophosphoesterase has protein sequence MALAVAAVLLVLALLGLVHRWLWIRLVRDTTAPGGRARRTGTALAFALPVLALAALVAGRAGAPFWLQRAVSWPGYLWLAVLLYLTLAMLVAEAVRAVWLRRANGAPRAAQPAPPAPTPAPAQVIGAGSPGPVPAPAEAPARPDLAEARPTGVRPDGLSRRRFARTVAGAAGAAAVGTVGYGAYGVLRGPRVKRVQVPLAKLPRAAHGFRIAVVSDVHLGPVLGHAHTLRIVDTINRTQPDLIAVVGDLVDGSVHDLGPAAEPLRGLRARHGSYFVTGNHEYFSGAQQWVDHVRELGLTPLENARRELPYFDLAGVNDIQGEAEGHGPDFAAALGDRDRSRTSVLLAHQPVVIDEAVRHGVDLQLSGHTHGGQLWPGNYLADLANPTVAGLERYGDTQLYVSRGAGAWGPPVRVGAPSDITVVELASYQA, from the coding sequence ATCGCACTGGCAGTGGCCGCCGTCCTGCTCGTACTGGCCCTCCTGGGGCTGGTCCACCGCTGGCTCTGGATCCGGCTGGTCCGCGACACCACCGCCCCGGGCGGCCGCGCCCGCCGTACGGGCACGGCCCTGGCCTTCGCCCTCCCGGTCCTGGCCCTGGCCGCCCTGGTCGCGGGCCGCGCGGGCGCGCCCTTCTGGCTCCAGCGCGCGGTCTCCTGGCCGGGCTACCTCTGGCTGGCCGTCCTGCTCTACCTGACCCTGGCGATGCTCGTGGCCGAGGCCGTCCGCGCGGTGTGGCTCCGCCGGGCGAACGGGGCGCCCCGGGCGGCTCAGCCCGCCCCGCCCGCCCCGACCCCGGCTCCGGCCCAGGTCATCGGGGCCGGGTCACCCGGGCCGGTCCCCGCGCCCGCCGAAGCCCCCGCCCGGCCGGACTTGGCCGAGGCCCGGCCGACCGGGGTCCGACCCGACGGGCTCAGCCGGCGCCGCTTCGCGCGGACCGTGGCCGGCGCGGCAGGCGCCGCGGCCGTCGGCACCGTCGGGTACGGCGCGTACGGAGTCCTGCGCGGGCCGCGCGTCAAGCGGGTCCAGGTCCCCCTCGCCAAACTGCCCCGCGCGGCGCACGGCTTCCGCATCGCCGTCGTCAGCGACGTCCACCTCGGCCCCGTCCTCGGCCACGCGCACACCCTGCGCATCGTCGACACCATCAACCGCACCCAGCCCGACCTGATCGCCGTCGTCGGCGACCTCGTGGACGGCAGCGTCCACGACCTCGGGCCCGCCGCCGAGCCGCTCCGGGGCCTGCGCGCGCGGCACGGCTCGTACTTCGTCACCGGCAACCACGAGTACTTCTCGGGCGCGCAGCAGTGGGTCGACCACGTCCGCGAGCTGGGCCTGACGCCGCTGGAGAACGCCCGCCGCGAGCTCCCGTACTTCGACCTCGCCGGCGTCAACGACATCCAGGGGGAGGCCGAGGGCCACGGCCCCGACTTCGCCGCCGCCCTCGGCGACCGCGACCGCTCCCGCACCTCCGTGCTCCTCGCCCACCAGCCGGTCGTCATCGACGAGGCCGTCCGCCACGGCGTGGACCTCCAGTTGTCCGGCCACACCCACGGCGGCCAGCTCTGGCCCGGCAACTACCTCGCCGACCTCGCCAACCCGACCGTCGCCGGGCTGGAGCGCTACGGCGACACCCAGCTCTACGTATCGCGCGGGGCCGGTGCCTGGGGGCCGCCGGTACGGGTCGGAGCACCGTCGGACATCACAGTCGTCGAACTCGCCTCATATCAGGCCTGA
- a CDS encoding succinate dehydrogenase iron-sulfur subunit — translation MATPTLSKTDEMEAAAAASPFITVTFRIRRFNPEISDESTWQDFQIEIDPKERVLDGLHKIKWELDGSLTFRRSCAHGICGSDAMRINGKNRLACKTLIKDINPEKPITVEAIKGLTVMKDLIVDMEPFFQAYRDVMPFLVTKGNEPTRERLQSAEDRERFDDTTKCILCAACTSSCPVFWNDGQYFGPAAIVNAHRFIFDSRDEAGEQRLEILNDKDGVWRCRTTFNCTDACPRGIEVTKAIQEVKRALITRRF, via the coding sequence ATGGCCACCCCCACCCTGTCCAAGACGGACGAGATGGAGGCGGCGGCCGCCGCCTCGCCGTTCATCACGGTGACGTTCCGGATCCGCCGCTTCAACCCCGAGATCTCGGACGAGTCGACGTGGCAGGACTTCCAGATCGAGATCGACCCGAAGGAGCGCGTGCTCGACGGTCTCCACAAGATCAAGTGGGAACTCGACGGCTCGCTCACCTTCCGTCGCTCGTGCGCGCACGGCATCTGCGGCTCCGACGCGATGCGGATCAACGGCAAGAACAGGCTCGCCTGCAAGACGCTGATCAAGGACATCAACCCGGAGAAGCCGATCACGGTCGAGGCCATCAAGGGCCTGACGGTGATGAAGGACCTCATCGTCGACATGGAGCCCTTCTTCCAGGCGTACCGGGACGTCATGCCGTTCCTGGTCACCAAGGGCAACGAGCCGACGCGCGAGCGCCTGCAGTCCGCCGAGGACCGCGAGCGCTTCGACGACACCACCAAGTGCATCCTGTGCGCCGCCTGCACGTCCTCGTGCCCGGTGTTCTGGAACGACGGCCAGTACTTCGGCCCGGCGGCGATCGTCAACGCGCACCGCTTCATCTTCGACTCGCGTGACGAGGCGGGCGAGCAGCGCCTGGAGATCCTGAACGACAAGGACGGCGTGTGGCGCTGCCGCACGACCTTCAACTGCACCGACGCGTGCCCGCGTGGCATCGAGGTCACGAAGGCGATCCAGGAAGTGAAGCGCGCCCTCATCACGCGCCGCTTCTAG
- a CDS encoding TetR family transcriptional regulator gives MTDQKAPKSEQTRTLILETALRLFQERGFDKTTMRGIAKEAGVSVGNAYYYFESKEHLVQGFYDRIGAAHLAAVRPILDSETDLQKRLAGVLTSWLDIAEPYHEFASQFFKNAADPESPLSPFSPESEPARKQAIDMHREVLAGAKTKVPAELADVLPELMWLSQMGLVLYWVFDRSPNSEKTRRLADRGAQLTTRGIILARFRVLRPLVREVHELFADFLPGMAQTAVSRSGRKRASDPDNGPEEGPEVG, from the coding sequence GTGACTGATCAGAAGGCTCCCAAGAGCGAGCAGACCCGCACGCTCATCCTCGAGACCGCGCTCCGCCTCTTCCAGGAGCGCGGCTTCGACAAGACGACGATGCGCGGTATCGCCAAGGAGGCCGGAGTATCGGTCGGCAACGCCTACTACTACTTCGAGTCGAAGGAACACCTGGTCCAGGGGTTCTACGACCGGATCGGCGCCGCGCACCTGGCGGCCGTCCGGCCGATCCTGGACAGCGAGACCGATCTGCAGAAGCGGCTCGCGGGCGTGCTCACCAGCTGGCTGGACATCGCCGAGCCGTACCACGAGTTCGCCTCGCAGTTCTTCAAGAACGCCGCGGACCCCGAGAGCCCGCTCAGCCCCTTCTCCCCGGAGTCGGAGCCGGCCCGCAAGCAGGCCATCGACATGCACCGCGAGGTGCTGGCGGGCGCGAAGACCAAGGTGCCGGCCGAACTGGCCGACGTACTGCCGGAGCTCATGTGGCTCTCGCAAATGGGCCTGGTCCTCTACTGGGTCTTCGACCGCTCCCCGAACAGCGAGAAGACCCGGCGGCTCGCCGACCGCGGCGCGCAGCTGACGACCCGGGGCATCATCCTGGCCCGCTTCCGGGTCCTGCGGCCGCTGGTGCGGGAGGTCCACGAACTGTTCGCGGACTTCCTCCCGGGCATGGCCCAGACGGCCGTGTCCCGCTCCGGCCGCAAGCGCGCCTCGGACCCGGACAACGGCCCCGAAGAGGGCCCGGAAGTCGGCTAG
- a CDS encoding 2'-5' RNA ligase family protein, whose translation MGTVTLGVSIAVPEPYGSSLQELRAGFGDAAAHGIPTHVTLVPPTEVAADRLPEIRAHLAQVAATGLPFAMRLAGTGTFRPLSPVVFVQVVEGGPGCTWLQGRVRDPEGPLSRELAFPYHPHVTVAHGISEEAMDRAFSELADYAAEWTCSGFALYEQGSDGVWRKLREYPFGSGAAGVPAQPGSATDIAASAAGEATVRRS comes from the coding sequence GTGGGGACCGTAACGCTCGGCGTTTCGATCGCGGTCCCGGAGCCGTACGGCAGCAGCCTCCAGGAGCTGCGCGCCGGCTTCGGGGACGCCGCCGCGCATGGCATTCCCACGCACGTCACCCTCGTACCGCCGACGGAGGTGGCCGCGGACCGGCTTCCGGAGATCCGGGCCCACCTGGCCCAGGTCGCGGCCACCGGCCTTCCCTTCGCGATGCGGCTGGCCGGTACGGGAACCTTCCGCCCCCTTTCGCCGGTCGTCTTCGTCCAGGTCGTCGAAGGCGGCCCCGGCTGCACCTGGCTCCAGGGCCGGGTCCGCGACCCGGAAGGGCCGCTCAGCCGGGAGCTGGCCTTCCCGTACCACCCGCACGTCACGGTCGCCCACGGGATCTCCGAGGAGGCGATGGACCGGGCGTTCAGCGAGCTCGCGGACTACGCGGCCGAGTGGACCTGCTCCGGCTTCGCGCTCTACGAGCAGGGCTCGGACGGGGTCTGGCGCAAGCTGCGGGAGTATCCGTTCGGCAGCGGCGCGGCCGGCGTCCCGGCGCAGCCGGGGTCGGCCACGGACATTGCGGCCAGTGCCGCAGGAGAGGCGACCGTACGCCGTTCCTGA